From the Micromonospora echinofusca genome, the window GCCACGACGGCGACCGTCCCGAGGCCCCGGCGCCCGGGCGTGCCGGAGCCGCCGCCGCTCCCGAGCGCGCCGGAGCCGCCGCACGCGAGCGTGCACTGGAGACGGCGTACTGCGCCGAGGTGGTCGCGGTGACCTACGAGGCGATGGGTCTGCTTCCCGCCGGGCGGCGCCCCAACTGGTACGACCCGGGCCGGTTCTGGAGCGGCGACGACCTCGGTCTCGCGAACGGCGCCCGGCTCGGGGCCGAGATCGAGGTGCGCATCCCGGCGCGCTGAGGTTTGGCCCGTGGTCCGGCCGGCAATTGCTGTCCCCGTGAGAGCATCCACCGATCTGGACACGCTGACCGACTTCTTCGACCGGTACGGCGTGGCGCTGACCACCGGCGACGTGGCCGCCATCGCCGCCTGTTACGCGCTGCCGGGGATGGTGGTCGCCGACACGTACAGCTTCTCGTTCACCTCGCCGGCGGCGGTGGCGCTGTCCTTCGTCGGCGCCGCCCCCGACTACCAGGAGCGCGAGCTGGTCGCGGCGCACGCGGCCATCGAGGACGTGCAGCCGATGTCGGCGCTGCTGACCATGGTGGCCGTGGAGTGGGAGTTCCTGGACAGCCGGGGCCGCAGGGTGCCCGGCGAGCGCTACCGCTACCTCCTGCGCTCCACCGACGACGGTCCGGTCATCTGCACCGTCCTGCGTACCTCCTGACCGCCGCCGCGACCGCGACGCCCGAAGGCCGTGGCGACGGCCCGCAGCGCCGCGTGGCCCGTGTCGGCAACGGACGCGTGGCAGCCGGGCGCGCGGTCGCGCCGTGCGCGGACGGTCGCACCATGTCGCCGTCGACCGCTACGCTGCCCGGGACGACCGCGGGAGGATGGGCATGCCCGACACGCGCCGAGCACCGAACAGGTCCTACGGCACGACCGCCGTCGCGTCATCGCCGTGGATCGTGGTGTCCGTCGGCGTCGTGGTGATGGTGGTCCTGCTCGCCATCGCGCTGGGCACCTACCGGGGGCGCGGCCCCGCGTTCGACGCACAGCCCGCCCCGCCGCTGCCGACCGTCGGCCTGGCCGACCCGGAGCCGTCGGCGACCAGCGCCACGGCCACCCGCTCGCCCCGGGCGACGGCCTCGCCGTCCGCGCGTGCCACCGCCCGCCCCACCCCGACGCGGTCCAGGCCCGAGCGCAGCAGCCGCCCGCCGTCGCCGACCCCCAGCGGCAGCGACGCGGCGCTGATCGCGCCACCGTCGCCCACGTCGCCGCTGACGGGCCGCTACCGGGTGGTCGAGTCGTACGCGAACGGCTTCGTCGGGGAGCTGCTGGTCGGCAACACCTCGTCGTCGGGTCGGGAGTGGACGGCGCGGCTGACCTTCCCGGGGGCGCGGCTGGGCAGCGCGTGGATCGAGGGCGCGCCACAGGGGACGGCGCAACGGATCGACGACGGTTTCACCTACCGCAGCGGCGGCGACCTGCCCGGGGGCGCGTCGGCCACCCTGCGCTTCTACGTCCAGGGCACCCAGAGCCGCCCAACGAGCTGTTCGGTCGACGGCGGCGCCTGCCGCGTCTAGTCTTCCCCACCCTCTCCGGCCCGGCGCGAACCTCGCCGGGCCGTTCCTTTGCAAGCCATCTGCCGTGTTACGACTTTGTTTGCAAGGTATTGCAGAACATTTCGGCAAGGGCTAGCGTGCGGGCCAGTCAGCGACCAGAGGAAGGCGTCGATGAAACCCCCGCCGATACCGCGCAAGGCCCTGCTCGCCCTCGTCTCCCTGCTCACCCTCGCCCTCGTCGGCACCCCGATGGCCGTGCGGCAGCTCGCCGCCGACGCCCCCGACGGCACCGGCCCGCTGCTCACCGCCGGCGCCACGCAGTGGCGCGCCGAGCCCTCCGCGGAGGCGCTGCTCTCCGCCGGTGACCCGCTGGCCCGCGCCGAGCAGTTCTACTTCGTCCTGCCGGACCGGTTCGCGAACGGCGACCGGCGCAACGACACCGGCGGCCTCACCGGCGACCGCCTCTCCACCGGCCTCGACCCCACCGACAAGGGCTTCTACCACGGTGGCGACCTCAAGGGCGTCATGGACCGGCTCGACTACATCGAGGGGCTCGGCACGACGGCCATCTGGCTCGCCCCCATCTTCAAGAACCGTCCGGTGCAGGGCGCCGGGGCCGACGTCTCCGCCGGCTACCACGGCTACTGGATCACCGACTTCACCCAGGTCGACCCGCACTTCGGCACGAAGGAGGACCTGAAGCGGCTGGTCGCGCTCGCGCACCGGCGGGGCATCAAGGTCTACCTCGACGTCATCGTCAACCACACCGCCGACGTCATCAAGTACGCCGAGGACAAGTACAGCTACGTGGACAAGGCGACGTCGCCGTACACCGACGCGCAGGGGCGCCCCTTCGAGGACCGCAACTACGCCGACGGCAGCCGGGGCTTCCCGAAGGTGGACACGACGTCGTTCCCGTACACCCCGACGTTCGCGAACCCGGCCGACGCGAAGGTCAAGGTCCCGGCGTGGCTCAACGACCCGACGATGTACCACAACCGGGGCGACTCCACCTTCGCCGGGGAGAACAGCGAGTACGGCGACTTCTTCGGCCTCGACGACCTGTGGACCGAGCGCCCCGAGGTGGTGCGCGGCCTGACCAAGGTCTACTCCGACTGGGTGGCATCCACCGGCGTCGACGGCTTCCGGCTGGACACCGTCAAGCACGCGAACCTCGAATTCTGGCCGCAGTTCAGCCAGGGCGTCGAGCGCGCCGCCGCGCGCGCCGGCAAGAAGGACTTCTTCATGTTCGGCGAGGTCTACAGCGCCGACCCGGAGATCACCTCGACGTACGTGCGGCGCGGCGGCCTGCCGGCCACCCTCGACTTCGCCTTCCAGGAGGCGGCGCGCGGCTACACCGCCGGCGACGGCTCCGCCAAGGCGCTCGCCGACGTGTACGCCCGCGACGACCTCTACCGCGCCCGCGACACCGACGCGCGCCGGCTGACCACCTTCCTCGGCAACCACGACATGGGGCGGATCGGCTCGTTCATCGCCGGCGGCGGCACCGACCCGGCCACCCATCTGCGCCGCGACCAGCTCGCCCACGAGCTGATGTTCCTGACCCGCGGTCAACCGGTCATCTACTCCGGCGACGAGCAGGGCTTCACCGGCCCGGGCGGCGACAAGGACGCCCGGCAGGACATGTTCGCCTCGAAGACCCCCGACTACCTCGACGACGACCTGCTCGGCACCGACCGCACCCACGCCAGCGACCAGTTCGACCGCGCCCACCCGCTGTACCGGGCCATCGCCGAGCTGGGCGCGCTGCGCCAGGCGCACCCGGCCCTGCGCGACGGTGTGCAGGTCAGCCGCTACGCCGCCGACGGACCGGGCGTCTTCGCGTTCTCCCGGATCGACCCGAAGCAGCGCACCGAGTACGTCGTCGCGGTGAACAACGCCGCGACGGCGCAGACTGTCACCGTGGACACCTGGTCGGCCGGCGCCACCTTCACCGGCGTCTACGGCGCATCGGCCGCCCCGGTCGCTGGCGCGGACGGCAAACTCACGCTGACCGTGCCGCCGCTGTCGGCCGTGGTGCACCGCGCCGGTACCCCGATCGCGGCGCCCGACGCCGCGCCACGGATCACGATCACCGCCCCCGCACCCGGCGAGCCCGTCGCCACGAGGGCGGCCGTCACCGCGCAGGTCACCGGCGACCCGCTGGCCACGGTCACCGTCGCCGCCCGGGTCGCCGGCGGCAGGTGGACGCTGCTCGGCAGCGCCGAGACGGCCCCGTACACGGTGCACCACGACCTGACCGGACTGGCCGGCGGTACGCGGATCGAGTACAAGGCCGTCGTCCGCGACGGCAAGGGCCGCACCGCGACCGCCCGGTCCACCGCGACCGTGGGCACCCCGGCGCAGTCCGCGTCCCGGGAGTGGGCCGTGGTGCACTACCAGCGCCCGGCCGGCGGCTACGACGACTGGGGCCTCTACGCGTGGGGCGACATCGACCCGGCGTACGCGACCGAGTGGCCCAAGGGGCAGCCGTTCGCCGGCGAGGACTCCTACGGCCGGTTCGCGTGGGTGAAGCTCAAGCCGGGCGCGAAGTCCGTCGGCTTCCTGGTCGTCGACAAGGCCGGCAACAAGGACGTGGAACAGGACCGGACGATCGACGTGACGAAGACCGGTGAGGTCTGGGTCAAGCAGGGCGACCCGGCGACCTACCCGAGCCGGCAGGCCGCCACCGGAGAGCCCGACCCGCCCGTCGCGGACGGCACCGCCCTCATCCACTTCCGCCGCGCCGATGGCAACTACGACGGCTGGGGCCTGCACGTGTGGGACGGCGCCGCCAACCCGACGGACTGGGCCGCCCCGCTCGCCCCCGCCCGGATCGACTCCTTCGGCGCGGTCTTCCGGGTGCCACTGGCCGCCGGGGCGACCGGGCTCAGCTACATCATCCACAAGGGGGACGAGAAGGACCTGCCGACCGACCAGCGGCTCGACTTCGCCGCCGCCGGGCGGGAGGTGTGGCTGCTCACCGGCACGCCCGGGCGGCTGCTGCCGTCCACCGCGT encodes:
- a CDS encoding cellulose binding domain-containing protein, which codes for MPDTRRAPNRSYGTTAVASSPWIVVSVGVVVMVVLLAIALGTYRGRGPAFDAQPAPPLPTVGLADPEPSATSATATRSPRATASPSARATARPTPTRSRPERSSRPPSPTPSGSDAALIAPPSPTSPLTGRYRVVESYANGFVGELLVGNTSSSGREWTARLTFPGARLGSAWIEGAPQGTAQRIDDGFTYRSGGDLPGGASATLRFYVQGTQSRPTSCSVDGGACRV
- the pulA gene encoding pullulanase-type alpha-1,6-glucosidase — its product is MKPPPIPRKALLALVSLLTLALVGTPMAVRQLAADAPDGTGPLLTAGATQWRAEPSAEALLSAGDPLARAEQFYFVLPDRFANGDRRNDTGGLTGDRLSTGLDPTDKGFYHGGDLKGVMDRLDYIEGLGTTAIWLAPIFKNRPVQGAGADVSAGYHGYWITDFTQVDPHFGTKEDLKRLVALAHRRGIKVYLDVIVNHTADVIKYAEDKYSYVDKATSPYTDAQGRPFEDRNYADGSRGFPKVDTTSFPYTPTFANPADAKVKVPAWLNDPTMYHNRGDSTFAGENSEYGDFFGLDDLWTERPEVVRGLTKVYSDWVASTGVDGFRLDTVKHANLEFWPQFSQGVERAAARAGKKDFFMFGEVYSADPEITSTYVRRGGLPATLDFAFQEAARGYTAGDGSAKALADVYARDDLYRARDTDARRLTTFLGNHDMGRIGSFIAGGGTDPATHLRRDQLAHELMFLTRGQPVIYSGDEQGFTGPGGDKDARQDMFASKTPDYLDDDLLGTDRTHASDQFDRAHPLYRAIAELGALRQAHPALRDGVQVSRYAADGPGVFAFSRIDPKQRTEYVVAVNNAATAQTVTVDTWSAGATFTGVYGASAAPVAGADGKLTLTVPPLSAVVHRAGTPIAAPDAAPRITITAPAPGEPVATRAAVTAQVTGDPLATVTVAARVAGGRWTLLGSAETAPYTVHHDLTGLAGGTRIEYKAVVRDGKGRTATARSTATVGTPAQSASREWAVVHYQRPAGGYDDWGLYAWGDIDPAYATEWPKGQPFAGEDSYGRFAWVKLKPGAKSVGFLVVDKAGNKDVEQDRTIDVTKTGEVWVKQGDPATYPSRQAATGEPDPPVADGTALIHFRRADGNYDGWGLHVWDGAANPTDWAAPLAPARIDSFGAVFRVPLAAGATGLSYIIHKGDEKDLPTDQRLDFAAAGREVWLLTGTPGRLLPSTASGAARDVDITKQKAHWIDRSTVAWQAGSTDGRTYALVAAPAGGVTVADGDLAGTYTTLPLTAQRNGLTEAQRAAFPHLWAHRGFTLDRRDLAKVPAALRGQLLVTERDAAGTLLAATGVQIPGVLDDVYARATDARLGPTFAGRVPTLAVWAPTARQVSLQLFDSPTATPRTVTMRRDDRTGVWSVRGARDWTGRYYRYQVQAWQPAVQKVVAAAVTDPYSLALAPDSTHSQIVDLADPALAPAGWASLRKPAAVPSTKVQISELSVRDFSVADTTVPAERRGTYLAFTDPGTAGMKHLKALGDAGVTHLHLLPAFDFATIPERRADQRQPACDLAALPPDSEQQQKCVAAVADTDGYNWGYDPLHYTVPEGGYAVDPAGAKRTTEFRRMVAGVNGAGLRVVMDVVYNHTSAAGADPKSVLDQIVPGYYHRLLDDGAVANSTCCANTAPEHAMMGKLVVDSLVTWARVYKVDGFRFDLMGHHPKANILAVREALDELTVARDGVDGKKILLYGEGWNFGEVADDARFTQATQANMAGTGIGTFNDRLRDAVRGGGPFDANPRVQGFASGLFTDPNGDDVNGSTAQQRARLLHQHDLIKVGLTGNLRGYRFTDSSGRQVTGAQVDYNGSPAGYTAAPGEAVTYVDAHDNEILYDALAYKLPQDTPAADRARMQVLALSTVVMGQGPGFVTTGTERLRSKSLDRNSYNSGDWFNQIRWDCAQGNGFGAGLPPEQDNRDKWPYAKPLLADPALVPDCAAIDLAGARYAELLKIRGSSPVFGLTTAEQVQKRVAFPLSGAAETPGVLTMTLDGRGLDGRWKSVTVVFNATPETATQRLTGLRGADMALHPVLRTSADEALRTASFDRASGTFTVPARSVAVFVQQ